One Caldalkalibacillus uzonensis DNA segment encodes these proteins:
- the sppA gene encoding signal peptide peptidase SppA has product MSRKRWIALVVFVLLFGFYTFFQTIEALPEMGIGDLEWKEEVYQYGGLDRIALLEVEGVIMDQTPGTFFTSVNYNHRLFLKQLKHAFEDETVAAVVMRVNSPGGGVVESDEIFHTVRELKEEYDKPFVVYMGNTAASGGYYISAAADKIVANRNTITGSIGVIISTYNIHELAENWGIKEESITSGPYKDILSPMKEVTDGERAILQSLVDEMYDNFVDVIIEGRGMERNKVLQLADGRIYSGQQAKELGLVDELGFLDDAIDHAAEMAGIENPTVISYKTGWSAFNTFFVRFSGANDLLGVREIINHPPTPSLMYLLKW; this is encoded by the coding sequence ATGAGTCGCAAGCGCTGGATTGCTTTGGTTGTGTTTGTTTTATTATTTGGCTTTTATACCTTTTTCCAGACCATTGAAGCACTCCCTGAGATGGGCATCGGAGACCTCGAGTGGAAAGAGGAAGTCTACCAATATGGTGGCCTGGACCGGATTGCCTTATTAGAGGTGGAAGGTGTCATTATGGATCAGACACCGGGAACTTTTTTTACCAGTGTCAATTATAACCATCGCCTGTTTTTAAAGCAATTAAAACATGCGTTCGAAGATGAGACGGTTGCTGCAGTTGTGATGCGAGTCAATTCACCGGGCGGCGGCGTTGTGGAAAGTGATGAAATTTTCCATACCGTCAGAGAGCTGAAAGAAGAATATGATAAACCGTTTGTGGTGTACATGGGCAATACGGCTGCTTCCGGAGGATACTACATTTCTGCTGCGGCAGATAAAATTGTAGCTAACCGTAACACCATAACGGGTTCTATCGGCGTCATCATTAGTACCTATAACATTCATGAACTGGCCGAAAACTGGGGCATCAAAGAAGAATCCATCACCAGCGGACCGTATAAAGATATCCTTTCCCCGATGAAAGAAGTGACCGATGGGGAGCGGGCCATTCTGCAGTCTTTGGTGGATGAAATGTATGATAACTTCGTTGATGTGATTATAGAGGGACGGGGCATGGAGCGTAACAAAGTACTCCAGTTGGCTGACGGGCGTATTTACAGCGGACAGCAAGCCAAGGAACTGGGACTGGTGGATGAACTTGGTTTCTTGGATGACGCCATTGATCACGCTGCTGAGATGGCTGGGATTGAAAATCCGACAGTGATTTCATACAAGACGGGCTGGTCAGCCTTTAATACATTTTTTGTCCGTTTTTCAGGGGCAAATGATTTATTAGGTGTCCGTGAAATCATTAATCACCCGCCAACGCCAAGTCTGATGTATTTGTTAAAGTGGTAA
- a CDS encoding RDD family protein — protein sequence MNPNENHNEAQNQKYLLEDEAPAYRLAGFWIRALAYLVDLIVVSALSYLLVTPFFSVFGLEVTWRVLTVTFFYIGLIGSLYFTVMTKVLGQSIGKMLFGLRVVKADGTPLDWGTVIFREGVGRFLAQFAFHIGYIWIAFHPQKKGWHDYIADTYVVYDKEEEKRMQIRLGVSEQ from the coding sequence ATGAATCCCAACGAAAATCATAATGAAGCCCAAAACCAAAAGTACTTACTGGAAGATGAAGCTCCGGCGTACCGGTTGGCCGGGTTTTGGATACGTGCGCTCGCCTATCTGGTTGATCTGATTGTCGTTTCTGCTTTGTCTTATCTGCTTGTGACGCCATTCTTCTCCGTGTTCGGCCTTGAAGTGACCTGGCGCGTGTTGACGGTTACTTTCTTCTATATCGGATTGATTGGCAGTCTCTACTTTACGGTGATGACCAAAGTGCTGGGTCAATCCATTGGCAAAATGCTGTTCGGCTTGCGGGTGGTCAAGGCGGATGGCACCCCCCTGGATTGGGGCACCGTCATTTTTCGGGAAGGGGTAGGCCGCTTTTTGGCCCAGTTTGCCTTTCATATCGGTTATATTTGGATCGCCTTTCATCCACAGAAAAAGGGATGGCACGACTATATTGCCGATACTTATGTTGTTTACGATAAAGAGGAAGAGAAGCGCATGCAAATCAGGCTGGGCGTTAGTGAACAGTAA